One window of the Cryptomeria japonica chromosome 7, Sugi_1.0, whole genome shotgun sequence genome contains the following:
- the LOC131035448 gene encoding disease resistance protein RPV1-like produces MEQYRPSTTNLGFHSDKRYHVFLSFRGPDVRKTLVDHLYEALSAAGLNVFLDTEKLEKGEMIGLSLERAIESSAIRIPIFSKGYADSVWCLEEAAAMLRTPGLIIPLFYDVDPTHVRYPEKESSPYCQSFLRHYGHSDRYPIKEINEWKHALKEICSRSGWSRDITQGFEARLVKTVVNDLIKTLDRVPLQVAKHPVGMDSIKNLLIEELHLNSVDKAVKVGIWGIGGIGKTTVAKALYNQVYADFEPASFVFNIRTTATGPKGLTNLQRQILEDLTRYDGKVNSVEKGMSLLRDRLGGKHVLLILDDVDAVNQLDDLIGDWLAPHSRVVIISRDKHVLNVAQVQYIHEISGLGINEALQLFSWHAFLRACPNHSYESLSKGLVQACKGHPLSLEVIGSFLYDKKDDIGCWMEAFHNITLHPSIHERLKISYNALSDEEKEIFLDIACFFIGENKTYPIVFWISLYKMVDTSIFNLSMKLLIKINDKGVFDMHDHLQDMGRTIAETEKERTRVWEATHLSTLCNNTNFSRLRLSESSPQSLEMLYSPGLRYLHLRNLSIEGMTKDTLAMLPPSLIWLRLEDCSFAIGMNRAVKKPRHSRFMDNFWQLKILQLKGSIDLDGLSIFSLFSLPNIQLQYLDLEGCVDLNNLHSSIGNLSQLYLLNMGSCNNLNNLPATIGNLLQLQHLHFEGCHSLNNLPNTIDNLSQLQQSNLGWCDKLNDLPHTLSNLSQLQNLNSECFKWLENLPNTRDKLPQLQHLYLKNFGNLKNLSETIGNLSWLQHLDLKECTNLHNLPDTIGNLSQLQHLNMAYCICLYKLPDTIGNLSRLQHLNLAHCVNLKRLPDTIGNLSQLQHLNLDWCTGLNKLPDSIDNLPRLLFLNLHQCEIDHPHTIGNLSDKHYSGIYTL; encoded by the exons ATGGAACAATACAGACCTTCCACAACTAACCTTGGCTTCCACAGCGATAAGAGGTATCATGTATTTTTGAGTTTCAGGGGACCAGATGTGAGAAAGACTCTGGTTGATCATCTTTATGAAGCTCTCTCTGCAGCAGGACTGAACGTTTTTTTAGACACTGAGAAATTGGAAAAGGGGGAAATGATTGGGTTGAGCTTGGAAAGAGCAATTGAGAGCAGTGCCATACGGATTCCTATATTTTCGAAAGGCTATGCAGACTCAGTATGGTGTCTCGAGGAGGCGGCTGCAATGTTGAGGACCCCTGGCTTGATCATTCCCCTCTTTTATGATGTGGATCCAACTCACGTTAGATATCCTGAAAAGGAGAGCAGTCCCTACTGCCAATCATTTCTCAGACATTATGGCCATTCGGATCGATACCCGATAAAAGAGATTAACGAGTGGAAGCATGCTCTCAAGGAGATCTGTTCTCGGTCTGGCTGGTCCAGGGATATAACTCAAGG CTTTGAAGCTCGGCTAGTAAAGACAGTGGTGAATGACTTGATTAAGACATTGGATAGGGTGCCGTTACAAGTTGCTAAGCATCCAGTGGGAATGGACAGCATCAAGAATCTTCTCATTGAGGAATTACATCTCAATTCAGTGGATAAGGCGGTTAAAGTTGGAATATGGGGTATTGGGGGTATTGGCAAGACCACGGTTGCCAAGGCCTTGTACAATCAAGTCTATGCTGATTTTGAACCTGCTTCCTTTGTATTTAATATCAGAACTACTGCAACAGGCCCCAAAGGTCTTACAAATTTGCAGAGACAAATTCTTGAAGACTTAACCAGATATGATGGAAAAGTAAACAGTGTTGAGAAGGGCATGTCTTTGTTGAGAGATCGTTTGGGAGGAAAACATGTATTGCTTATTTTGGATGATGTGGATGCTGTTAATCAATTGGATGATTTGATTGGGGATTGGCTGGCTCCTCACAGCAGAGTTGTTATAATTTCCAGAGACAAACACGTTCTCAATGTTGCTCAAGTTCAATACATCCATGAGATAAGTGGGTTGGGGATAAATGAAGCTCTCCAGTTATTTAGTTGGCATGCTTTTCTTAGAGCTTGTCCAAATCATAGTTACGAATCTCTGTCTAAAGGATTAGTACAAGCTTGTAAAGGACATCCTCTTTCGTTGGAAGTGATTGGATCTTTCTTGTATGATAAGAAGGATGACATAGGTTGCTGGATGGAAGCCTTTCACAACATTACTCTCCACCCAAGCATTCATGAAAGACTCAAAATCAGCTATAATGCTCTAAGTGATGAGGAAAAAGAAATATTTCTGGATATTGCTTGCTTTTTCATTGGAGAAAACAAAACATATCCCATTGTTTTCTGGATATCTTTGTACAAGATGGTAGACACCTCCATATTTAATCTTTCAATGAAGTTATTGATAAAGATTAACGACAAAGGAGTATTTGATATGCATGACCATTTGCAAGATATGGGGCGGACCATTGCTGAAACAGAAAAAGAGCGTACCCGAGTTTGGGAAGCTACCCATTTAAGCACCCTATGCAACAACACCAATTTCTCTCGTCTTCGACTCAGTGAAAGCAGTCCACAAAGTCTTGAAATGCTTTACAGTCCTGGTCTTCGCTATCTTCATCTGCGGAATCTGTCCATTGAAGGCATGACTAAAGACACACTAGCCATGCTTCCTCCATCTTTGATATGGTTAAGGTTGGAAGACTGCAGCTTTGCAATTGGGATGAACAGAGCAGTGAAGAAGCCACGTCATTCCAGATTTATGGATAACTTTTGGCAATTGAAGATTCTGCAACTAAAAGGTTCCATTGATCTGGACGGCCTTTCTATCTTCTCCCTGTTTTCTCTTCCTAACATACAGCTGCAGTACTTGGATTTGGAAGGGTGTGTTGACTTAAATAACCTTCACAGTAGTATTGGTAACCTGTCACAACTATATCTGTTGAACATGGGAAGTTGTAACAATTTGAATAACCTCCCTGCTACCATTGGTAACCTATTACAGCTGCAGCACTTGCACTTTGAAGGGTGTCACAGCTTAAATAACCTCCCTAATACCATTGATAACCTATCACAGCTGCAGCAATCGAACTTGGGATGGTGTGATAAGTTAAATGACCTCCCTCATACACTTAGCAACCTGTCACAGCTGCAGAATTTGAACTCGGAATGTTTTAAATGGTTAGAAAACCTCCCTAATACCAGGGACAAACTGCCACAGCTGCAACACTTGTACTTGAAAAATTTTGGGAATTTAAAAAATCTCTCTGAAACCATTGGCAACCTGTCATGGCTACAACATTTGGATTTGAAAGAGTGTACAAATTTACATAATCTCCCTGATACCATTGGCAATTTGTCACAGCTCCAACACTTGAACATGGCATATTGTATCTGTTTATATAAGCTGCCTGATACCATTGGCAATCTGTCACGGCTGCAGCACTTGAACTTGGCACATTGCGTCAATTTAAAGAGGCTCCCTGATACCATTGGCAACCTGTCACAGCTGCAGCACTTGAACTTGGATTGGTGTACTGGGTTAAATAAGCTTCCTGATTCCATTGACAACTTGCCGCGGCTGCTGTTTTTGAACTTACACCAGTGTGAAATTGACCATCCTCATACAATTGGCAACCTGTCAGATAAGCATTACTCTGGCATTTATACACTTTGA